Proteins encoded by one window of Planktothrix tepida PCC 9214:
- a CDS encoding EamA family transporter: MRQKSIGISYAIIAPLFFGVLPLCWRYVPLPTLLLILDRCLFTFAIVGVILFITGQWETVCNFGLKVIAKVAISAFCLALHLGFFMGAIALGHQVEAAIGMFLAPAATAVLSTILLGEKLNTIKRLCVGISVFSAIIFFYEAQEIPHFAVFISLTWGLYLCERKHALKMVSNPLAYSWLEQSLIAGVLIVIVIFNSVFPANVQPLTAVNSSAFLVLAGGCTLATIASFLQSKASQMIDCSQVGMLGVLSPVVQFIVAVLVDQKPVSLLQLTAIMLLLIAVVLYNCPPLKNPTLSKAN, encoded by the coding sequence ATGCGACAGAAATCAATAGGGATTTCCTATGCCATTATCGCTCCGTTATTCTTTGGTGTACTACCCTTATGTTGGCGGTATGTACCCCTCCCAACACTGCTTTTAATTCTTGATCGCTGCTTATTCACCTTTGCCATTGTAGGAGTGATTTTATTCATCACAGGTCAATGGGAAACAGTTTGCAACTTTGGCTTAAAAGTTATTGCAAAAGTGGCTATATCTGCCTTTTGTTTAGCGTTACATTTAGGCTTTTTTATGGGTGCGATCGCTCTAGGACATCAAGTAGAAGCCGCCATCGGAATGTTCCTCGCTCCCGCAGCAACAGCCGTTTTATCAACAATTTTATTAGGAGAAAAGCTTAACACAATTAAACGGCTTTGTGTTGGAATTTCGGTATTTTCAGCGATTATTTTCTTCTATGAAGCTCAAGAAATCCCTCATTTTGCTGTCTTCATCTCGTTAACTTGGGGGCTGTATTTATGTGAACGCAAACACGCTTTAAAAATGGTCAGTAACCCCCTCGCCTACAGTTGGCTGGAACAAAGCTTAATTGCAGGGGTTTTAATTGTAATTGTAATTTTCAATAGCGTTTTTCCGGCTAATGTTCAACCCTTAACTGCTGTTAATTCCAGTGCTTTCTTAGTATTGGCTGGCGGATGTACCTTAGCAACCATCGCTAGTTTTTTACAATCAAAAGCCTCTCAAATGATTGACTGTTCCCAGGTGGGGATGTTAGGGGTACTTTCTCCCGTTGTGCAGTTTATTGTTGCGGTACTCGTCGATCAAAAACCCGTCAGCTTGTTACAACTAACTGCTATCATGCTGTTATTAATTGCCGTTGTCTTATACAACTGTCCTCCCCTCAAAAACCCAACATTATCAAAAGCAAACTAA
- a CDS encoding phycobiliprotein lyase translates to MDAMEFFHKSAGTWRSQRTTHHLAFRQAEKGFSDIQVTSLDAGDPRVIEICQMHEVDPSLAAGGAYVTWAGEMAWDKEDENHKGSTVFAIVPDAENPRKGKMLRERGYAEIMPVAGEFEMDEDDALILITEYETMSSIERFWFVGSDVRMRTSAVKRFGGFNTSTFCTEIRVNPDAENSSESTPEDSQFYSAFGW, encoded by the coding sequence ATGGATGCAATGGAATTTTTTCACAAGAGTGCGGGAACCTGGCGATCGCAACGAACCACTCACCATTTAGCCTTTAGACAAGCTGAAAAAGGATTTTCTGATATTCAAGTCACCAGCTTAGATGCAGGCGATCCTAGAGTCATCGAAATTTGTCAGATGCACGAAGTTGACCCCAGTTTAGCCGCCGGGGGTGCTTATGTCACCTGGGCGGGGGAAATGGCTTGGGATAAGGAAGACGAAAACCACAAAGGATCAACGGTGTTTGCTATTGTTCCTGATGCTGAAAATCCCCGTAAAGGCAAAATGTTGCGAGAACGGGGTTATGCAGAAATTATGCCCGTTGCGGGTGAGTTTGAAATGGATGAAGATGATGCCTTAATTTTAATTACTGAATATGAAACCATGAGTTCCATTGAACGCTTTTGGTTTGTTGGTTCAGATGTGCGGATGCGAACCAGCGCCGTTAAACGATTTGGTGGGTTTAATACCTCAACATTTTGTACGGAAATTAGGGTTAATCCTGATGCTGAAAATTCATCAGAATCAACCCCTGAAGATAGCCAATTTTATTCAGCTTTTGGTTGGTAA
- a CDS encoding NblA/ycf18 family protein: MKTPANLSLEQQFKLQVLKEQVKTLNLEEAQDYLIELLCQSMVKDNLLRQWIKNP, translated from the coding sequence ATGAAAACGCCTGCAAACCTCAGTCTTGAACAACAATTCAAGTTACAAGTTCTAAAAGAACAAGTCAAAACCTTAAATTTAGAAGAAGCCCAAGATTATTTAATAGAACTGTTATGCCAAAGTATGGTTAAAGATAATCTCCTGCGTCAATGGATTAAAAACCCTTAA
- the pstB gene encoding phosphate ABC transporter ATP-binding protein PstB codes for MYDFHQYASVEMETVIQTENIDIYYGDFKAVRGVCLEIPKNRVTAFIGPSGCGKSTILRCFNRLNDLIQGFRLKGNIFYHNQNLYAPNVDPVEVRRRIGMVFQKPNPFPKSIYDNIAYGVRVNGLAKNKAELDDIVEKSLRQAVLWDEVKDKLNQSGFALSGGQQQRLCIARAIAINPDVVLMDEPCASLDPISTLAVEDLLHELKQNYTIIIVTHNMQQATRVADMTAFFNAKAIEGGKRFGYLVEYDDTQTIFQNPKEEATQQYVSGRFG; via the coding sequence ATGTACGATTTTCATCAGTATGCCTCGGTAGAAATGGAAACGGTCATCCAAACTGAAAATATTGATATCTATTATGGTGATTTCAAGGCTGTTCGGGGCGTTTGTTTAGAAATTCCTAAAAATAGAGTCACGGCTTTTATTGGGCCTTCAGGTTGTGGAAAGAGTACGATTTTACGCTGTTTTAATCGTCTCAATGATTTAATTCAAGGATTTCGATTAAAGGGGAATATATTTTATCATAATCAAAATCTATATGCCCCTAATGTTGATCCGGTAGAAGTTCGTCGTCGCATCGGAATGGTGTTTCAAAAACCCAATCCTTTCCCCAAATCAATTTATGATAATATTGCCTATGGGGTTCGGGTGAATGGATTAGCTAAAAATAAAGCGGAATTAGATGATATTGTCGAAAAATCGCTGCGTCAAGCCGTGTTATGGGATGAAGTGAAAGATAAACTCAATCAAAGTGGTTTTGCATTATCAGGCGGTCAGCAACAACGACTTTGTATTGCAAGGGCGATCGCCATTAATCCTGATGTTGTGTTAATGGATGAACCCTGTGCTTCTTTAGACCCAATTTCTACTTTAGCCGTTGAAGATTTACTTCACGAACTCAAACAAAATTACACCATTATTATTGTTACTCACAATATGCAGCAAGCCACACGAGTTGCAGATATGACGGCATTTTTTAACGCCAAAGCCATAGAAGGTGGAAAACGCTTTGGCTATTTAGTGGAATATGATGACACCCAAACCATCTTCCAAAATCCCAAAGAAGAAGCCACTCAACAATACGTTAGTGGTCGGTTTGGATAA
- the pstA gene encoding phosphate ABC transporter permease PstA translates to MSNLSQKTNYAGSQGFSLIRNSKSSRDIFEFLMTGIATACILITLIPLFAVLFYVLVKGAGRLNLDLFTKLPPVAGQTTGGIASAILGTIQVVAIATIVAIPFGVLAAIFLSEFGKNGQFVRWIRFITNVLSGVPSIIAGVFAYSFIVLKMGTFSVLAGAIALSILMLPTIIRTTDEALQIVPQEIRWASVGVGASNYQTALQVVLPAALPAILTGVTLAVARAAGETAPLLFTVVYTNNWPKGPLSPTLPSLAYLVYEFARGFDKVLQEFAWAASLVLVALVLLTSVIARFATRQKQF, encoded by the coding sequence ATGTCAAATCTTTCCCAAAAAACAAACTATGCTGGAAGTCAAGGTTTCAGTTTAATTCGCAATTCTAAAAGTTCCCGTGACATTTTTGAATTTTTAATGACCGGGATTGCAACAGCTTGTATTTTAATCACCTTGATTCCGCTTTTTGCAGTTTTGTTTTATGTTTTAGTTAAGGGGGCTGGACGTTTAAATTTAGATTTATTTACCAAGCTTCCCCCCGTTGCGGGTCAAACAACCGGAGGCATTGCCAGTGCTATTCTTGGCACAATACAAGTGGTGGCAATTGCTACTATAGTTGCTATTCCCTTTGGGGTTTTAGCTGCAATTTTTCTTTCGGAATTTGGCAAAAATGGTCAATTTGTGCGTTGGATTCGATTTATTACAAATGTTTTGAGTGGTGTTCCTTCAATTATTGCGGGGGTGTTTGCTTACAGTTTTATTGTGTTAAAAATGGGAACGTTTTCTGTGCTGGCGGGTGCGATTGCTCTCTCGATTTTGATGTTACCTACGATTATTCGCACCACCGATGAAGCTCTACAAATTGTTCCCCAAGAGATTCGTTGGGCATCCGTTGGGGTGGGGGCTTCTAATTATCAAACAGCATTACAAGTAGTTCTTCCTGCCGCCTTACCCGCCATTTTAACCGGGGTAACGTTAGCTGTTGCCAGGGCTGCTGGAGAAACTGCACCCCTATTATTTACCGTTGTTTATACCAATAACTGGCCTAAAGGCCCTTTGTCTCCGACCCTTCCCTCCCTCGCCTATTTAGTTTATGAATTTGCTAGAGGGTTTGATAAAGTTTTACAGGAGTTTGCTTGGGCAGCATCCCTGGTATTGGTGGCTTTAGTGTTATTAACGAGCGTAATTGCCCGATTTGCGACTCGTCAAAAACAGTTTTAA
- the pstC gene encoding phosphate ABC transporter permease subunit PstC translates to MVLPNQNVTGIPQSRSPVEKVLDQGFVWLTRLMAWGVILVLLLLGFPIAQQAIPAIQEFGLEFLFSSSWNPVNNQYGAFPMIYGTLVSSLIALVFAVPLGLGTAIFLSEDFIPLSIRTALTFLVELLAAIPSVVYGLWGIFVLIPFLRPFQMFLYQNFGWIPLFSTPPAGPGMFPAGVILAIMILPIITAIARDSLASLPPDLRQASLGLGATRWVTIFRVLIPAAFSGIVGGIMLGLGRAMGETMAATMIIGNSNNLKISLFAPGNTIASLMANQFPEASGLQVSALMYAGLVLFALTLLVNIAAEWIVNQVKAKYQ, encoded by the coding sequence ATGGTCTTACCGAATCAAAATGTAACAGGAATTCCTCAATCTCGTTCCCCTGTAGAAAAAGTGCTAGATCAAGGATTTGTCTGGCTAACACGGCTGATGGCTTGGGGCGTTATTTTAGTCTTACTATTACTGGGTTTTCCCATCGCTCAACAAGCGATCCCAGCTATTCAAGAGTTTGGATTAGAATTTTTATTCAGTAGTTCTTGGAACCCGGTTAACAATCAATATGGTGCGTTTCCTATGATTTATGGGACGCTGGTGAGTTCATTGATTGCTTTGGTATTTGCTGTTCCTTTGGGGTTAGGAACTGCGATTTTCTTAAGTGAGGATTTTATTCCCCTTTCAATTCGTACCGCTTTAACGTTTTTGGTGGAATTGTTAGCGGCGATTCCCAGTGTGGTTTATGGTCTTTGGGGTATTTTTGTCTTAATTCCATTTTTAAGACCTTTTCAAATGTTTCTGTATCAAAATTTCGGCTGGATACCGTTATTTAGTACCCCTCCAGCTGGCCCTGGAATGTTTCCGGCAGGGGTAATTTTAGCGATTATGATTCTGCCGATTATTACCGCCATTGCCAGGGATTCATTAGCGAGTTTACCGCCGGATTTACGTCAAGCTTCCTTGGGGTTAGGAGCAACTCGTTGGGTCACAATCTTTCGAGTTTTAATTCCTGCCGCTTTTTCTGGAATTGTGGGGGGAATTATGTTAGGTCTAGGGCGGGCAATGGGAGAAACCATGGCAGCCACGATGATTATTGGAAACTCGAATAATCTGAAAATTTCCCTTTTTGCTCCAGGGAATACCATTGCTTCTTTGATGGCAAATCAATTCCCAGAAGCCTCTGGTTTACAAGTTTCGGCTCTGATGTATGCTGGATTAGTTTTATTTGCTCTCACCTTATTGGTTAATATTGCTGCGGAGTGGATTGTTAATCAAGTTAAGGCTAAATACCAATAA